The following are from one region of the Magallana gigas chromosome 4, xbMagGiga1.1, whole genome shotgun sequence genome:
- the LOC117682137 gene encoding uncharacterized protein: MDPHSSAQDVHRCDLCETAIVHSYCDFCHVNLCKPCIGDHISDGYDKHKIVPFQERRSTLIYPKCETHSQKNCKFQCKDCNSIFVCSSCMASEQHGRHKFVEVTEVFKTKKDDIKKDKQEFENHISPTYEEISHDLENQLANLDGGYEKLTTTISKQGKQWHREIDAIINKMKTEISEIKVKHRDILQKHLDEIKQIQSLIKETLQTIRKIEKSTEVSSTIEYSSKIREFSKLPPKVKVTLPTFIPKPIDREKLCSLFGQITPLSTATEENVLSLNQPNTSVRELLDEPELVATIQTGHEKLRSVTCLNDDRIWTSGETKDIKCFNIKGSLLQTIKAKSRNWPNDIAVDNDGDLLYADWTTGTVNKEKNGQIEELITLPLEWTPSNLCVTSTGDLLVTMYSDDYTQSKVVCYSGSTEKQTIHIDEEGKPLYSGNDNTKYITENRNHDICVADWAAGAVVVVNQDGKLRWRYTGHPSVTKNNPFQPWGITTDSQSRILTADRIKHCIHILDQNGQFLRYIDNCDLKDSFGLCVDNNDDLFVCECFKGSVKKIKYLK, translated from the coding sequence ATGGATCCTCATTCTAGTGCCCAGGATGTTcaccgatgtgacctttgtgagaccgccatagtacacagctactgtgacttttgtcatgtcaacctctgcAAGCCCTGCATTGGAGATCACATCTCAGATGGATacgacaaacataaaatagttcCATTCCAGGAACGAAGATCAACCCTCATCTATCCAAAATGTGAAACACACTCACAAAAGAATTGCAAATTTCAGTGCAAAGATTGCAACagcatttttgtttgttcttcctGCATGGCATCTGAACAACATGGCAGACATAAATTTGTAGAAGTTACAGAAGTATTCAAGACAAAGAAAGAcgatataaaaaaagataaacaagagTTCGAAAATCATATTTCGCCTACATATGAAGAAATTTCACATGACTTGGAAAATCAGCTTGCCAACCTGGATGGAGGATATGAAAAACTTACAACAACAATATCCAAACAAGGAAagcaatggcacagagaaatcgacgccatcatcaacaaaatgaaaactgaaatcagcGAGATAAAAGTGAAACACAGagacattttacagaaacatttggatgaaatcaaacagatacagtctctcataaaagaaacattacagaCCATAAGGAAAATCGAGAAATCCACTGAAGTATCTTCAACCATTGAATACAGCTCTAAGATCAGAGAGTTCAGCAAGCTTCCACCCAAAGTTAAGGTTACATTGCcaacattcattccaaaaccaATAGACCGTGAGAAGTTGTGTAGTTTGTTTGGACAGATCACCCCGTTATCTACTGCtacagaagaaaatgttttgtcaCTAAACCAACCCAACACTTCAGTCAGAGAACTACTGGATGAACCCGAGCTTGTTGCCACAATACAGACTGGGCATGAAAAACTACGCAGTGTTACCTGTCTAAATGATGACAGAATATGGACGAGTGGAGAGACCAAAGATATCAAATGCTTCAACATTAAAGGTTCACTCCTCCAAACAATCAAAGCAAAATCAAGAAATTGGCCTAATGATATAGCTGTAGACAATGATGGGGATCTATTGTACGCTGACTGGACAACAGGGAcagtaaataaagaaaaaaatggacAGATAGAAGAGTTGATCACATTACCACTGGAGTGGACGCCTAGTAACctgtgtgtcacctctactggtgatctcctggttaccaTGTACAGTGATGATTACactcaatccaaagttgtctGTTACTCAggatctacagagaaacaaacaattcacaTTGATGAAGAAGGTAAACCTCTGTACTCAGGGAATGATAATACTAAATACATCAcagagaacagaaaccatgacatctgtgtagctgactggGCGGCTGGTGCAGtggtggtggtcaatcaggacgggaaactcagatggaggTACACCGGCCATCCCTCAGTTACCAAGAACAATCCATTTCAACCCTGgggtatcacaacagacagtcagagtcgtaTCCTGACGGCAGACAGAATTAAAcattgtatccacattctggatcagaatggacagtttctccgttacattgataactgtgatctaAAGGATTCTtttggtttatgtgtggacaataatgacGATCTGTTTGTTTGTGAGTGTTTCAAAGGGagtgtaaagaaaatcaaatatctaAAGTAG